The genomic DNA TCAAACCAACGGCTTCTGCATACTTCAGGTAAGTTTCAACCGAAGCGATAACGACGCGAGCTTCAATTGCTAGTAGTTCAATACCAACCAAAGAAACACGAACCCAAGCAT from Trichocoleus sp. includes the following:
- the gvpJ gene encoding gas vesicle protein GvpJ encodes the protein AWVRVSLVGIELLAIEARVVIASVETYLKYAEAVGLTATAAAPAA